The sequence AGGTTGTCAGATAAGTCTTCCGCTTGCGATCAATTTTTACCGTCATTATCCCCTTGCTGTTGGTCTCGATTTCTAGCCAGGCTCCCCTCTCGGGAATGATTTTTACCCCATATTGGCCAAAATTTAAGCCTTCTTCTCGAGTAAACAAGACTCCGGCCGAACGGATCAATTGGGAAATCACGACTCGTTCAACGCCGTTAACAATAAAAGCTCCGGCAGCAGTCATAACGGGAATATCTCCCAGAAAGACTTCCTGCTCTTTTATTTCACCGGTTTCCTTATTAATTAACCGAAGTTTAACCCTAAGGGAGGCCTCATAAGTTAAATCCGAACTCCGCGCCGTGGTTTCATCCACCTTCGGCTCTTCTAAATAATAATCCACAAAATGCAGTTCGAGGTTCTTCCCGGTCAGATCTTCTACTGGACTAACCTCTTCGAATAACTCTTTCAATCCCTCCTTAATAAACCATTGGTAGGAGTCGATCTGAAGAGCATTGAGATCTGGTAAACCAGCCAAATCACGAGCCGGAGCGTACCACTTATCAACAAATTGTGCATTGTCGATAACTGAGATAGAAGGAGTTTTTGCTAGCATAAAAAATTGCCCTTTTGATTATATTCACCAAAAAGCTACAGTGGAAGCCAGAGTTTACAATTTTGTCATACTCTAAAATTAACAACTCTACTAGAGTTTGTCAACAGTTTGGAGCTACCAGAGCTACCAACAACCCAATTATATCTGGAAGATTGGGGATAAATTGGGTTAATTATACCTTATTCAATAGTAAAGTCTTTGCTGGAAATCTCCACGTTATCCACAGAAACTGTTACTGTGTACGTCCCTTTGGGCCACTGGTTCCCGACCCGGTTTAGATCCATCGCAAAAGGCAGATATCCACTGCCGCTGAATTTAGCCGTATAAGTACTGATCACCCGGCCGCTCTCCCAGTGCCGCCAAGCGGCTTTCACTGAAGTGCCCGAGGGAACATTGCTTAAGAGCGCTACTGCATAAATTCTGGGGACAGTCCGGCCAAATTCGGTTTGAGGAGAAATGATCTGATTCTGGCTGTTAATTTCCTCGCCCAAATAAAGACTTTTTACCAAGCCTTTTTTAATAGACACATCAAACTCTTGTTCGCTCACTACTTGGAAGCCGATCTTTTTGGCCAATTGGCGATTAAGTTGAATCGCTACCTCATAATCCCCTCGCGGCCAACTTACCTCATTTAAGGCAATCGATGTAGCCAACCAACTGTTAGTCGGGCTAGTATCGCCAATAAAATCATGGGGACCAGTATCAGCCCGTTTACCAACAAACCATTCAGTAGCAATAGTTTTATTGTTAGTTAAATCAGTCCAGGTAACTTCCACCTGATTACCAGCTGTGCCATTAATAATTTCGACAGCGCAATAAATAACCGGAGCCCGATCTAAAACTTTATCTAACTCCAACACCGGAGAGTTATCTCCATTAACATCGGTAGTGATGGCTGCCTGGCCCACCGTCATGGTTTTGTCTTGATTGTCTTGTTTACAGCTCGGCGCTCCCAACACTAAAAGCAAAGCGATCAAAAAAACTATTTTTCTAATATTCATAATTCCCCCGTGCCGACATATGATCGGCGCGCTCCGATCGTTAGTATCGGAGCCACATTATTATTTAAATATTAAATATTCATTTGCATTAAAGCCGCGATGCGTTTCTGAAGCGGCGGATGAGTTGACCAGGCTTCTTCCATCCCCTTTTTTATTTTCTTAAATGGATCCACAATATACAAGCCGGCGGTAGCCCGATTGGCAAATCTAAGTTGAGTTTTGTCGGTGTCTAATTTAGTTAAAGCGTTGGCCAATCCTTCCGGGTAACGGGTTAGCAGCGCTCCCGATGCATCAGCCAGGTATTCGCGCTGCCGAGAAATGGCCAAATAAATCAACTGGGCAAAAATCGGGGCTAAAATGATAAAAATTAGTCCGATCAGTAACAAAATTCCGTTAGCATTATTATCGTGATTGCGACTCCCGGAACTAAACATTCTTCCGCGCCATATCCAGTCCGCAAGCAGTGTAACCACTCCCAACAAAGTTACTACGACCGTAGATATTAAAATATCATAATTTTTGACATGAGATAATTCGTGGGCAATCACGCCCTCCAGTTCCGTTTTATCTAATTTCTCAATTATCCCAGTGGTTAAAGCAATACTGGCATGTTTAGGATCCCTCCCTACCGCAAACGCATTGGGCGCCGGATCATTGACCAGGTAAACCTTGGGCACCGGCAACCCTGCGGTAA is a genomic window of Patescibacteria group bacterium containing:
- a CDS encoding M48 family metallopeptidase encodes the protein MYKQIAANRQKTFFLIFGFLVLIIAVGYFASVYWDSPDILLGAVVLSVGMSWGSYFAGDKTILALSGARPVRHDTDIKQMQIVHLVENLCITAGLPVPKVYLVNDPAPNAFAVGRDPKHASIALTTGIIEKLDKTELEGVIAHELSHVKNYDILISTVVVTLLGVVTLLADWIWRGRMFSSGSRNHDNNANGILLLIGLIFIILAPIFAQLIYLAISRQREYLADASGALLTRYPEGLANALTKLDTDKTQLRFANRATAGLYIVDPFKKIKKGMEEAWSTHPPLQKRIAALMQMNI